In one window of Patescibacteria group bacterium DNA:
- a CDS encoding sulfite exporter TauE/SafE family protein, translating to MELIIIFIVTFITQMLGVMVGGNRNVLLPLLMFMGLPSNEALATFKTGGLGSFASLIKFHKHHYIKWKMAIYLIPFITIGSSIGSIIVINMNPELFKKIISISVLISLLMFSFRKKNKIREIKIKNNFWIYIMSLFTGLVSGCIGFMGIFLQYLYMGSGMTFIEATATKKITNFVSNIVSFIIFVLAGIINWRIAGIMFVASFFGSWIGTSLGIKVGNVWLEKIFVIVTFVGVIKILFY from the coding sequence ATGGAGCTTATAATTATATTTATAGTCACCTTTATTACTCAAATGCTTGGGGTTATGGTGGGCGGAAATAGAAATGTTTTACTTCCACTGCTTATGTTTATGGGTTTACCATCAAATGAGGCTTTGGCTACATTTAAAACAGGAGGATTGGGATCGTTTGCGTCATTGATAAAATTCCATAAACATCACTATATAAAATGGAAAATGGCAATTTATCTAATTCCATTTATAACAATCGGCAGTTCAATAGGAAGTATAATTGTTATAAATATGAATCCAGAATTATTTAAAAAAATAATATCTATTTCAGTTCTTATTTCTTTACTAATGTTCTCGTTTAGAAAAAAGAATAAAATAAGAGAAATTAAAATAAAAAATAATTTCTGGATTTATATAATGTCACTTTTTACTGGGCTTGTGAGCGGATGTATAGGTTTCATGGGAATTTTTCTACAATATCTTTATATGGGAAGTGGAATGACTTTTATAGAAGCAACCGCCACAAAGAAAATCACAAATTTCGTAAGTAACATTGTTTCTTTTATAATATTTGTACTCGCAGGCATAATAAATTGGCGCATTGCCGGTATAATGTTTGTTGCTTCATTTTTCGGATCATGGATAGGAACATCATTGGGTATAAAAGTTGGTAATGTTTGGCTAGAAA